One Methanomicrobia archaeon genomic region harbors:
- a CDS encoding glycerate kinase — MKDTKLRKDAREIFNASLKAVDPAVAVKKQVGLAGGILRVGDRRYDLDEYAHLYVAGCGKAAASMAHALEDLLQDRIDGGIVNVKYGYTTDLNFIKLNEAGHPIPDEAGVRGTREIVTLLHGLGENDLVLFVISGGGSALLPLPQEGISLEEKQEVTKLLLESGASIDEMNAIRKHISRVKGGQLARAAYPATVISLLLSDVVGDRMDVIASGPTVPDESTFEECREILERYNLKLPEAVSTLLKRGLNGELEETPKAGDPIFEKTCNLIIGSNILALNAAAQKAQELGYHTLILSSAIEGETKEVAKVHAAIAKEIHATGNPIKKPACIISGGETTVTIKGTGLGGRNQEFVLSSAIEIAGMDGTVILSCGTDGTDGPTDAAGALVDGFTVQRAKKQGMQPIEYLRNNDAYYFFEKLDDLIKTGPTNTNVMDVRLVLCR; from the coding sequence ATGAAAGATACAAAGTTGAGAAAGGATGCACGAGAGATCTTTAATGCCTCTCTCAAAGCTGTAGACCCTGCTGTTGCAGTCAAGAAACAGGTAGGATTGGCCGGTGGGATTTTACGCGTTGGCGATCGGCGTTATGATCTCGATGAGTATGCCCATCTCTATGTGGCGGGGTGCGGCAAAGCCGCCGCTTCGATGGCGCACGCCCTGGAAGATCTCCTACAAGACCGGATAGATGGTGGCATTGTAAATGTCAAGTACGGGTATACAACGGATTTAAACTTCATCAAACTTAATGAGGCGGGCCATCCAATTCCCGATGAGGCTGGTGTGCGGGGAACGCGAGAGATCGTGACCTTGCTACACGGGCTCGGCGAGAACGATTTGGTGCTATTTGTAATTTCTGGCGGCGGGTCGGCGTTACTGCCGCTTCCGCAAGAGGGAATCAGTCTGGAGGAGAAGCAAGAAGTGACGAAGCTGCTTCTGGAGAGCGGTGCAAGCATAGACGAGATGAACGCGATACGAAAGCACATCTCCAGGGTAAAGGGCGGGCAATTGGCGAGAGCCGCGTATCCGGCAACCGTGATCTCGCTTCTGCTGTCCGACGTGGTTGGGGATCGCATGGACGTGATCGCGTCAGGACCAACCGTTCCTGACGAGTCCACCTTTGAAGAGTGTCGTGAAATACTCGAGAGATACAACTTGAAACTCCCGGAAGCCGTTTCGACTCTGCTGAAAAGGGGTCTGAACGGCGAGCTCGAAGAAACCCCAAAAGCGGGCGACCCCATTTTTGAGAAGACCTGTAATCTCATCATCGGCAGCAACATACTCGCACTGAACGCTGCGGCGCAAAAAGCCCAGGAGCTGGGGTATCATACGCTCATACTCTCTTCGGCGATCGAGGGAGAGACGAAAGAGGTCGCTAAGGTTCACGCGGCGATAGCAAAGGAGATCCACGCAACCGGGAATCCCATCAAAAAGCCTGCGTGTATCATCTCAGGCGGTGAGACGACGGTAACCATTAAGGGAACGGGCCTTGGCGGGCGGAATCAGGAATTTGTCCTTTCGAGTGCAATTGAAATCGCGGGAATGGATGGCACGGTCATACTCAGTTGCGGCACTGACGGCACCGACGGCCCGACTGATGCGGCTGGCGCTCTCGTCGATGGGTTCACTGTCCAAAGAGCCAAGAAACAAGGGATGCAACCGATCGAATATCTGCGAAATAACGACGCTTACTACTTCTTTGAGAAACTGGATGATCTTATTAAAACCGGGCCGACGAATACGAACGTGATGGATGTCAGGCTGGTGCTGTGTCGATGA
- a CDS encoding NDP-sugar synthase, translating into MDVTKLKCFIPVGGQAKRLKPLTYYISKPCVRFLNRPLLEFSMATLAEQGIRNFIFGEGGYTNYTNLFDQYGEGIGFSAKYMIEPRVHIKHQPNLDDFGSADSYRLNMGYYDVRDPVLVIQGDNLFNLELNDFIKVHEEKGAYMTIALTKVDNVEEYGIAELDNTMRIKRFIEKPKADKAPSKLANAGIYLLSPEIRQIVENAEIKRITEERRRLDFGFDFIPYLVDHGYPVYGYELNVWYDVGSPEKYLKAMHEVLHGALDIRILEPKIAPDRNIWLQGYSEESIKRREAIVNNYKENKLFIEGAALIGRHTRIGDYSKIADSNIDNFCILGEYVNVERSAIMDAARIGDHTRITDSILGRKVVIESTRASPTSIESNSVLGHAVHIGEGCRLIRTKINPGLTIPPGMRYVDAFLRNDVDVLDLVR; encoded by the coding sequence ATGGATGTAACGAAACTGAAGTGCTTTATTCCAGTCGGCGGTCAGGCAAAGCGGTTAAAGCCATTAACATATTATATATCAAAGCCCTGCGTCAGGTTCTTGAACAGACCGTTACTCGAATTCTCAATGGCAACACTCGCGGAACAGGGTATAAGAAACTTCATCTTTGGAGAGGGCGGTTATACCAACTATACCAACCTCTTCGATCAGTATGGAGAGGGGATTGGGTTCTCAGCAAAGTATATGATCGAACCCCGGGTGCATATTAAACACCAACCTAACTTGGATGACTTTGGAAGCGCTGATTCTTACCGGCTTAACATGGGCTATTATGACGTTCGTGATCCCGTGCTTGTGATTCAGGGAGATAACCTCTTCAACCTCGAGCTCAATGACTTTATCAAAGTGCACGAAGAGAAGGGCGCATATATGACCATCGCTCTGACGAAGGTGGATAACGTAGAGGAATACGGCATTGCCGAGTTAGATAATACGATGCGGATTAAGCGATTTATCGAAAAGCCGAAAGCCGATAAAGCACCGAGCAAGCTTGCCAATGCGGGCATCTACCTCCTCTCACCAGAAATCAGACAAATCGTTGAAAATGCGGAGATAAAACGGATAACTGAAGAGAGAAGGAGGCTCGATTTCGGATTCGACTTCATTCCTTACCTGGTCGATCATGGCTATCCGGTCTATGGGTATGAACTGAACGTATGGTATGATGTGGGTAGTCCAGAGAAATATCTTAAGGCTATGCATGAGGTGCTTCACGGTGCACTGGATATACGAATTTTAGAACCAAAAATTGCACCGGATAGAAACATTTGGCTCCAGGGTTACAGCGAGGAATCTATCAAGCGGAGGGAAGCGATTGTCAATAACTATAAAGAAAATAAGTTATTCATCGAAGGGGCCGCTCTGATTGGAAGGCATACGAGAATTGGCGATTACTCCAAAATTGCTGATTCAAACATCGATAATTTCTGCATACTCGGTGAGTATGTAAACGTAGAACGGTCCGCGATTATGGATGCAGCACGAATAGGAGATCATACGCGTATTACGGACAGCATCTTGGGGCGTAAAGTTGTAATAGAATCAACCCGAGCGAGCCCCACCTCTATCGAGTCAAATTCGGTGCTTGGCCATGCTGTTCACATCGGCGAGGGATGCAGGCTTATTAGAACCAAAATTAATCCTGGATTGACGATTCCACCGGGCATGCGGTACGTCGATGCATTTCTGCGCAATGACGTAGACGTTCTTGACCTTGTTCGTTAA
- a CDS encoding glycosyltransferase family 4 protein — protein MESLRIGMFSWESLHSVRVGGIAPHVSELAEILAAKGHEVHVFTRVGDKSEYDEINGVHYQRCPHDQSGGVATQMDRMCDAMVHRFDAVQKLFGKFDISHGHDWHPVIALNTIKRTYGVPYVLTFHSTEWGRNGNMFGSWWEFREISHREWLAGYESAVVIVTSVNLKNELQFLYQIPEYKLHLIPNGLNAGKIKRAIDPGTIKKQYGIHPLAPVVLFIGRMSYQKGPDLLVEAVPKVLASRWDVKFVFIGEGELRRSCEHRIAQLGVKHACHFLGYASDDVAADWMNACDLVCVPSRNEPFCIVVLEAWDADKPIVGTEAVHLISNFTTGIKAYLSPDSLAWCINYALANPEAAKRMGENGKKLITKKYNWHCIADEVVDVYKRVVE, from the coding sequence ATGGAATCGTTGCGAATCGGCATGTTTTCATGGGAAAGCCTCCATTCGGTGAGGGTAGGGGGTATAGCACCGCACGTTTCCGAGCTTGCAGAGATTTTGGCAGCCAAAGGACACGAAGTGCATGTGTTCACGCGAGTTGGTGATAAAAGTGAGTACGACGAGATAAATGGCGTGCATTACCAGCGATGCCCACATGACCAATCGGGCGGTGTTGCTACGCAAATGGATCGTATGTGTGATGCAATGGTACATCGATTTGATGCCGTGCAGAAGTTATTTGGGAAATTCGATATTAGCCACGGCCACGATTGGCATCCCGTAATTGCATTGAACACTATCAAGAGAACCTATGGCGTACCCTATGTACTGACCTTCCACAGCACTGAATGGGGACGGAATGGTAATATGTTTGGATCGTGGTGGGAATTTCGTGAGATTTCGCACAGAGAATGGCTTGCGGGCTATGAATCGGCGGTGGTGATCGTTACCTCAGTGAATTTAAAGAACGAGCTGCAATTCCTTTATCAAATCCCCGAGTATAAACTGCATTTGATTCCTAATGGTCTCAATGCGGGTAAGATAAAACGGGCGATTGACCCGGGTACGATAAAAAAGCAGTATGGCATACACCCCTTAGCCCCCGTTGTACTGTTTATTGGCCGCATGAGCTATCAAAAAGGACCCGATCTCCTGGTTGAGGCAGTTCCAAAGGTGTTGGCAAGTCGATGGGACGTCAAGTTTGTCTTCATCGGCGAGGGGGAGCTGAGACGTTCCTGCGAGCATCGAATAGCTCAATTAGGCGTAAAACATGCGTGCCATTTTCTCGGGTACGCATCTGATGACGTAGCAGCCGATTGGATGAATGCGTGCGATCTTGTCTGTGTGCCGAGCCGTAACGAGCCGTTTTGCATCGTCGTCCTGGAAGCATGGGATGCCGATAAACCTATTGTCGGCACGGAAGCGGTTCACCTGATCTCTAATTTCACGACCGGCATCAAAGCGTACCTATCGCCCGATTCACTCGCATGGTGTATCAATTATGCGCTCGCCAATCCTGAGGCGGCGAAACGTATGGGCGAAAACGGCAAAAAGTTGATTACCAAGAAGTATAATTGGCATTGCATTGCAGATGAAGTCGTGGATGTGTATAAGCGAGTGGTGGAGTAA
- a CDS encoding glycosyltransferase, producing MTTNEILLVEVSNEVCNKVGGIYGVLASKADLMVEKFPNYLAVGLYNHATSPHDFLQKTPPIDVDNVFRTLLNEGIQAYYGCWKGGRRVPCILLDTHGYMNKPASDESYNRTVLGVSQNDPAGLNSIGHVIKRRNWELFRIDSYTSDYFYDEAITWSEAAGHLIELLLKTPLYADKKTVVIVHEWLSAGVIFRRKVFDLPYRTIFVTHATSHGRADSATGVNVTKKVRAGLTKGLEGTTVSAYERGVQATHFTEIAAAENSDLFASVSQSIAEEAAYYLGKTSDIILTNGIRMPAGRAFGDVRKIHAVHKEIIHEFMRVVLSPHYDIEKRDSLIVMTSGRYELVNKGFDLYIRALAKLNDELRGTEATKQVYTFMLVPSRVKGLNETVLKAKTQYRRLRSTLEPVSDYFIEMLTQAVVQNDQAFLDKSIREVLSKDVTMAEILSNAFEIPEALTRDTFPPIATHDYAYEQDPILDLCWQLGLRNREEDNVKMMIIPSYLSADRMPMYLSYFDFVNGCDLGIFPSRYEPFGLTPIEAAANGCIAVTSDLSGLGVELKSMGKGDEKDGIYVLPVLNRSDEDVTDTLKDFLMGLRDMPYDELLALKRKAYQLAESFSWQNKIENYVAAVEKVV from the coding sequence ATGACAACGAACGAGATATTGCTGGTAGAAGTGTCAAATGAGGTTTGTAACAAGGTAGGTGGAATATACGGTGTACTTGCCTCAAAGGCGGACTTGATGGTGGAAAAATTCCCAAACTATCTGGCGGTTGGACTTTACAACCACGCGACCTCACCGCACGATTTCCTGCAGAAGACACCACCTATCGATGTGGACAACGTGTTCAGAACGCTTTTAAATGAAGGTATTCAGGCCTATTATGGATGCTGGAAGGGGGGGAGAAGAGTACCCTGCATTCTGTTAGATACTCATGGGTATATGAATAAGCCAGCATCTGATGAGAGTTATAATAGAACAGTTTTAGGGGTGTCCCAAAATGACCCTGCAGGTCTCAACTCGATAGGTCATGTCATCAAAAGGAGGAACTGGGAGCTTTTCAGGATTGATAGCTACACCAGTGATTATTTTTATGATGAAGCGATAACGTGGTCTGAAGCGGCTGGCCATCTGATCGAGTTGCTCTTGAAAACCCCGTTGTATGCGGATAAAAAAACGGTAGTCATCGTGCATGAATGGCTATCGGCAGGTGTCATTTTCAGAAGAAAGGTATTTGACCTACCCTACCGCACTATCTTCGTTACCCATGCAACATCGCATGGAAGAGCGGATAGCGCAACAGGCGTTAATGTCACAAAGAAAGTTCGAGCGGGGTTGACAAAAGGGCTTGAGGGAACAACCGTAAGCGCCTACGAACGGGGTGTGCAGGCAACACACTTCACGGAAATCGCAGCGGCTGAAAATAGCGACCTCTTCGCCTCAGTATCCCAATCAATCGCAGAAGAAGCCGCATATTATCTCGGCAAAACGTCGGATATCATTCTGACAAATGGCATAAGGATGCCCGCGGGAAGAGCCTTCGGCGATGTTCGGAAAATACACGCGGTGCACAAGGAGATAATCCATGAATTTATGCGGGTCGTTCTCTCGCCACACTATGATATAGAAAAACGGGATAGTTTGATTGTGATGACCTCGGGGAGATACGAGCTTGTGAACAAGGGATTTGACCTTTATATCAGAGCGTTAGCAAAGTTGAATGACGAACTCCGAGGCACTGAAGCTACTAAGCAGGTCTACACGTTCATGTTAGTGCCCTCACGGGTAAAAGGGCTTAATGAAACGGTGTTGAAGGCGAAAACGCAGTATCGGAGGCTTAGAAGCACGCTCGAACCAGTTTCTGACTATTTCATCGAGATGTTGACACAGGCAGTCGTACAGAACGACCAGGCCTTCCTTGATAAGAGCATAAGAGAGGTGCTCAGTAAAGATGTGACGATGGCAGAAATTTTGAGCAATGCGTTCGAGATTCCCGAAGCGTTAACGCGGGACACATTCCCACCGATTGCGACGCATGATTATGCTTATGAGCAAGACCCGATTTTGGACCTGTGCTGGCAGTTGGGGCTGAGAAATAGGGAAGAGGATAACGTGAAAATGATGATCATACCATCGTATCTCAGCGCGGACCGAATGCCAATGTATCTGAGCTATTTTGACTTTGTGAACGGGTGTGATCTTGGCATATTTCCAAGCAGATACGAGCCGTTTGGGTTAACACCAATTGAAGCGGCGGCAAATGGGTGCATCGCAGTCACGAGTGACCTTTCAGGATTGGGCGTGGAACTCAAATCGATGGGTAAGGGTGATGAGAAAGATGGAATCTATGTGCTGCCAGTTTTAAATAGGAGCGATGAGGACGTTACCGATACTTTGAAAGATTTCTTGATGGGTTTGAGAGACATGCCGTATGATGAACTCCTTGCATTAAAAAGGAAGGCGTATCAGTTAGCCGAGAGCTTCTCATGGCAAAATAAAATCGAAAACTATGTCGCTGCGGTTGAAAAGGTGGTTTAG
- a CDS encoding glycoside hydrolase family 57 protein, with product MIKKSICLIFEVHQPYRLRDDFFWQKQMFKGSVKGADLFAHYFSDFKDRGIFEKVAAKCYRPTNELILRLIDEYDDFKVAYSVTGVFIEQCERYGFKDLVEDFRELAASGRVEFLDQTYYHSLVGLYEDEDEFIEQVRMHREVMRDVIGYEPTFFENTELLYNNRIAKLVEAMGYRGIIAEGVERVLNGRSPNYVYEPVGCKNLKVLLRDYTLTDDIGFRFSLKSWPEYPLTASKYAAWLDATPGQCITLFLDYETFGEHQWADTGVFSFLQDLPKQVLAAQMKFATPSELVETYQPTGTIDVRDLETTSWADVEKDTSCFIGNTMQWACYDYLRWLEPYVKASKDDEMLKIWRYLGISDHLYYMFTSGGAPGDVHSYFSHFKKPYDAFVTLLSVIHDFDARLRADIKRSGF from the coding sequence ATGATAAAGAAGAGCATCTGCCTTATTTTTGAAGTTCATCAGCCGTACCGATTAAGAGATGACTTCTTCTGGCAGAAACAGATGTTCAAAGGAAGCGTGAAGGGTGCCGACCTCTTCGCTCATTACTTTTCCGATTTCAAAGATAGGGGAATATTTGAGAAAGTAGCGGCAAAATGCTATCGACCGACAAATGAACTCATATTACGGTTGATAGATGAATACGACGATTTTAAAGTGGCGTATAGCGTTACCGGCGTGTTCATCGAGCAGTGCGAACGATACGGTTTTAAGGATTTAGTAGAAGATTTCAGAGAGCTTGCCGCGAGCGGACGCGTAGAGTTCCTGGATCAAACGTATTATCATTCACTAGTGGGTCTTTATGAGGACGAGGACGAGTTTATCGAGCAAGTACGCATGCATCGTGAAGTAATGCGCGATGTAATCGGCTACGAACCCACTTTTTTTGAAAACACCGAGCTGTTGTACAACAACCGAATAGCGAAGCTTGTGGAGGCCATGGGGTACCGGGGGATCATCGCCGAGGGTGTGGAGCGGGTATTGAATGGGCGCTCACCAAATTACGTTTATGAGCCTGTGGGCTGCAAAAATCTCAAAGTGCTGCTCAGGGATTATACCTTAACGGATGATATAGGGTTTAGATTTTCTCTTAAGAGTTGGCCAGAATATCCTTTGACGGCCTCTAAATATGCCGCCTGGCTCGATGCGACACCGGGGCAATGTATAACCCTCTTTTTAGATTACGAGACGTTTGGCGAGCATCAATGGGCAGATACAGGGGTATTTAGTTTCCTCCAGGATCTTCCTAAGCAGGTATTGGCAGCCCAAATGAAATTTGCGACCCCTTCTGAACTCGTAGAAACGTATCAGCCGACAGGGACAATAGATGTGCGGGATTTAGAAACGACATCGTGGGCTGATGTGGAGAAAGACACGTCGTGCTTTATCGGGAATACGATGCAGTGGGCGTGTTATGATTATCTGAGATGGCTCGAGCCGTATGTAAAAGCGTCAAAAGATGATGAAATGCTAAAAATATGGCGATACCTGGGAATAAGCGACCATCTCTATTACATGTTCACGTCTGGCGGTGCACCCGGTGATGTACACAGCTATTTTTCTCACTTTAAAAAGCCTTATGATGCGTTTGTCACGTTATTATCAGTTATCCACGATTTTGATGCCCGTTTAAGGGCTGATATTAAAAGATCTGGATTTTGA
- a CDS encoding glycosyltransferase family 4 protein gives MRIGFFVWEYPPRIVGGLGTYAANICPAMVKLGHDVSVFTLNDGTLKTRETLKGIDVNRPLLVEGGGILPLCMTEDLRKWGTGIKFFNDVLIYNILSATKFANELVRKEGYTFDIICAHDWLSAMSGIMAKRETNLPFVFHVHSTEWGRALDGGSATVTHIEKTAGEIADRIITVSYPMQEDLIRHGFDAHKINVCWNGIHTDKYNPNKLSNEDIMGLRSKYGIRPEEKMILFVGRLTSVKGVINLIKGMPTVISKHPEAKLVILGKGELERSISDLISILNIGDRVKTKYEFVSEEERILHYGACDIFVAPSVYEPFGIVALEGMAMGKPLVVGAKGVMGFRDFVIPAGPDQTGIHVDGNNSADIAWGILSLLEDLEEARNMGERARTRAEKYFTWDKIAAYTLEIYDDVVNEGGRSKTNRQTNVT, from the coding sequence ATGAGAATCGGCTTTTTCGTTTGGGAATATCCGCCGCGAATTGTGGGCGGCCTGGGAACCTATGCGGCGAATATTTGCCCTGCAATGGTCAAGCTGGGACATGATGTCTCTGTATTCACTCTGAATGACGGGACGTTAAAGACGAGAGAGACCTTAAAAGGCATTGATGTTAACAGACCACTGCTTGTGGAGGGAGGCGGCATACTTCCGCTCTGCATGACCGAGGACCTAAGAAAATGGGGTACGGGAATAAAATTCTTCAACGACGTGCTGATATATAACATCCTCAGTGCGACTAAATTTGCTAACGAGCTGGTAAGAAAAGAGGGATATACATTTGATATAATCTGTGCACATGACTGGCTGAGTGCGATGTCAGGGATCATGGCGAAGCGAGAGACGAATCTCCCTTTCGTCTTTCATGTGCATTCCACTGAATGGGGTCGTGCTCTCGATGGTGGCTCAGCGACGGTTACGCATATCGAGAAGACCGCAGGGGAAATAGCTGATAGGATTATAACGGTAAGTTATCCGATGCAAGAAGATCTCATACGGCATGGCTTCGATGCTCATAAAATAAATGTCTGCTGGAATGGCATTCATACAGATAAATATAATCCAAATAAGCTTTCAAACGAGGATATTATGGGATTGAGGAGCAAATATGGGATTCGCCCAGAAGAGAAAATGATACTCTTTGTTGGGAGGTTGACTTCAGTAAAAGGTGTCATAAACCTGATAAAAGGAATGCCTACGGTTATAAGCAAGCATCCCGAGGCGAAACTAGTAATACTTGGGAAAGGGGAATTAGAACGAAGTATTTCCGACCTAATAAGCATATTGAACATTGGCGATCGGGTTAAGACCAAATATGAGTTTGTAAGCGAGGAAGAACGGATATTGCATTACGGTGCTTGCGATATCTTTGTCGCCCCTTCCGTGTACGAGCCGTTCGGGATTGTTGCGTTAGAAGGGATGGCGATGGGAAAGCCCCTTGTAGTCGGTGCCAAAGGCGTCATGGGATTTAGAGATTTTGTAATCCCCGCAGGCCCTGACCAAACGGGCATTCATGTCGATGGTAATAATTCTGCAGATATCGCATGGGGGATACTGTCCCTGCTTGAAGACCTGGAAGAAGCGCGGAACATGGGTGAAAGAGCGAGGACACGGGCGGAAAAGTATTTCACGTGGGATAAAATCGCCGCCTACACCCTTGAGATATATGACGATGTGGTAAATGAAGGAGGAAGGAGCAAAACAAACAGACAAACCAACGTAACGTAA
- a CDS encoding winged helix-turn-helix domain-containing protein yields the protein MVNNRKEIGNIAGEIWHLLKEKGELSISDVAKAFNAPQSTVYMGLGWLAQEDKLEFLPKSKGERRGVKVRLK from the coding sequence ATGGTAAATAATAGGAAAGAGATAGGAAACATCGCAGGAGAGATATGGCATTTGCTGAAGGAAAAGGGGGAGTTGAGCATATCCGACGTGGCCAAAGCGTTCAACGCACCGCAGAGCACCGTGTATATGGGTCTTGGATGGCTTGCTCAGGAGGATAAGTTAGAGTTCTTACCGAAGAGTAAGGGCGAACGTAGGGGCGTTAAAGTTAGATTGAAATAA